In Bacillota bacterium, the following proteins share a genomic window:
- the ytvI gene encoding sporulation integral membrane protein YtvI, translating to MRPRTLAYLGLGLVAAFLALKFVLPYLLPFLLAAFVAVLIDPVVNWLENRVHLGRGLAVGAVLLLIVAGLSTGVVVGLYRLALEASDLSVDLPGYYAQAQTLIETWLSRLGEISSSLPAPLNDALQAQAQSAYSLLSKVAAALLNSVASLPGTVMFTVVTGLGTFFISRDKRQINRFILSLLPLAWRERAQTAERRVMASFLGYIRAQLVLVLLTTVGSIVGLGLIGAPYALLLGFGAGLLDLFPMVGPATMYLPWALYHVFFGNPGFGLRILAVFAVVAGVRQLLEARVVGARIGIHPLATLMAIYLGLAIFGARGLIIGPLTAIIIKALAESGLWPSLPPSGGAGGRPAEPTR from the coding sequence ATGCGTCCAAGAACTCTCGCCTACCTGGGTCTCGGGCTCGTCGCCGCTTTCCTGGCCCTGAAGTTCGTCCTGCCCTACCTGCTGCCGTTTCTCTTAGCGGCCTTTGTCGCTGTGCTCATCGACCCGGTGGTCAACTGGCTGGAGAACCGGGTCCACCTCGGGCGGGGGCTGGCGGTGGGGGCCGTCCTCCTGCTCATCGTGGCCGGTCTCTCGACCGGGGTCGTGGTCGGGCTATACCGCCTGGCCCTTGAGGCCAGCGACCTTTCGGTCGATTTGCCGGGGTACTATGCCCAGGCGCAGACCCTCATCGAGACCTGGCTCAGCCGGCTCGGGGAGATTTCCTCCAGCCTGCCCGCCCCCCTCAACGACGCCCTCCAGGCTCAGGCCCAGTCGGCCTATTCCCTGCTCAGCAAGGTGGCGGCGGCCCTGCTCAATTCGGTGGCCTCCCTCCCCGGGACGGTCATGTTCACCGTCGTCACCGGGCTCGGTACCTTTTTCATCAGCCGGGACAAGCGCCAGATCAACCGGTTCATCCTCAGTCTCCTTCCGCTCGCCTGGCGCGAACGAGCCCAGACGGCGGAACGCCGGGTGATGGCCTCTTTCCTCGGTTATATCCGGGCCCAACTGGTCCTGGTCCTGCTGACGACGGTCGGGAGCATCGTCGGTCTCGGCCTGATCGGCGCACCCTACGCCCTGCTCCTCGGTTTCGGCGCCGGCCTTCTGGACCTCTTCCCGATGGTCGGGCCGGCGACCATGTACCTCCCCTGGGCACTCTACCACGTCTTTTTCGGAAACCCTGGCTTTGGGCTGCGGATCCTGGCGGTCTTCGCGGTGGTGGCCGGCGTTCGCCAACTGTTGGAAGCGCGAGTGGTGGGGGCCAGGATCGGGATCCACCCATTGGCCACGCTGATGGCCATCTACCTTGGCCTGGCTATCTTCGGCGCCCGCGGTCTGATCATCGGTCCGCTGACCGCCATCATCATCAAGGCCCTCGCCGAGAGCGGTCTCTGGCCCAGCCTCCCGCCGTCCGGCGGGGCGGGCGGCCGCCCGGCGGAGCCCACGAGGTGA